A genomic window from Silene latifolia isolate original U9 population chromosome Y, ASM4854445v1, whole genome shotgun sequence includes:
- the LOC141633820 gene encoding lysine-specific demethylase REF6-like has protein sequence MGPSSEQHSPSEVFSWLKTLPVAPEYHPSIQEFQDPISYIFKIENEASKFGICKIVPPVPPPSKKSVISNFNKSISLLNSNNNCNYSNNNSISEGNPRNVAPTFTTRQQQVGFCPRKQRPIQKSVWQSGENYTLQQFETKAKNFEKNYLKNHVKGGKKTILPLEIETLYWRANGDRPFSVEYANDMPGSAFAPMKEKRAGDVVSNVGESAWNMRGVARANGSLLRFMKEEIPGVTSPMVYVAMMFSWFAWHVEDHDLHSLNYLHLGNGKTWYGVPRDAALAFEEVIRFHGFGEEINPLVTFATLGEKTTVMSPEVLMNAGVPCCRLVQNAGEFVVTFPRAYHSGFSHGFNCGEASNIATPEWLRFAKEAAIRRAAINYPPMVSHFQLLYDLALAIRLPAGSSAEPRSSRLKDKKKGEGELLIKQMFVQDVMHNNELLYTLGQGSEVVLLPHNSSEKFVWSNLRFGLKYKVKPGLPISLHSSEESTKAYDDIMLARDIKQHKAFYPVKAKLNSTSCETQHSETETREAATADGLSDRGLFSCVKCGIWTFACVAIVQPKETAAQYLMSADASFFKDWVAGSESLNHDIDVINGDANRSEPESLSGFMKKNAPGGLYDVRSKSAEYHVQSMEFSPTIKSDTAKTPEEGIHIESKEVSSALGLLAMTYGNSSDSEEDDVLPSRPVISEDNLSGDDSWDTKLHPDKAKSPNSEQEYCSGMERSPTLISPRAEFDDEGSPRRSDLYEQCEDRRTNSGDSKYEAHNRSAKFTEEDSLTSEQNYPSIAGGEDSANFCRGLDLMAKTSLSFTHGCDEDSSRMHVFCLEHAAEVEKQLQPIGGVHVVLLCHPDYPNVQFEAMKVAEEMEIDYDWKDVTFSEATKVDEERIQLALQSEEATPKNGDWAVKLGINLFYSAILSRSPLYSKQMPYNSVIYGAFGCTPPSKSSPKAKSHLKGCARQRKVVVAGKWCGKVWMSNQVHPLLLQRDLYEEEKAASFCLASDEKLGRKPDTINKVQTTSSNRKLGKKRKLTVTSRTAKKMKFAGSDPEDSLDERITEFLPRSIRKPKIHHRLIQIEKHHEEESLDGLSDEKSESLSRRSARKPKKTPSRSSQRVRHHEVEESQDSLSEDSPDDEPLPHQGPLRRGGSKPASKIKGRRKVSRDVFSDDSLDAMNGGSKPAAKTKGRQRVSRDVFSDDSVDAISHHRGLRNYGSRVKVVGKAIRQAEAQAKDTEDSDSEGPLSDESLQEHTPVRSPEFEPISEENEMEGGPSSRLRKRISKPSARILETKAALKSQVKNPRVKKFPATKNVPERKGPKMRLPVQINSPTVTSDEDSDNDDEAEFRCDIEGCTMSFESNQELLLHKRNVCPVKECGKKFFSHKYLVQHRRVHMDDRPLKCPWKGCKMTFKWAWARTEHIRVHTGARPYVCNEPDCGQTFRFVSDFSRHKRKTGHSVKKAKK, from the exons ATGGGTCCTTCTTCAGAACAACACTCTCCTTCTGAAGTATTTTCATGGTTGAAAACCCTACCTGTTGCTCCTGAATATCATCCTTCTATTCAAGAATTTCAAGATCCAATTTCTTATATTTTTAAGATTGAAAATGAAGCTTCAAAATTTGGTATTTGTAAGATTGTTCCTCCTGTTCCTCCCCCTTCTAAAAAATCTGTTATTTCCAATTTCAATAAATCAATTTCTTTACTAAATTCTAATAATAATTGTaattatagtaataataattcaatttcTGAAGGAAACCCTAGAAATGTTGCTCCAACATTTACTACTAGACAGCAAcaagtagggttttgtccaagaaaaCAGAGACCAATTCAGAAATCTGTGTGGCAAAGTGGTGAGAATTATACCCTTCAacaatttgaaacaaaagctaaaAACTTTGAgaaaaattacttgaaaaatcaTGTTAAAGGTGGTAAAAAGACTATTTTACCCTTGGAAATTGAGACTTTATATTGGAGAGCAAATGGGGATAGACCATTTTCAGTGGAGTATGCAAATGACATGCCTGGTTCTGCATTTGCACCAATGAAGGAGAAAAGGGCAGGTGATGTTGTGAGTAATGTAGGTGAAAGTGCTTGGAATATGAGAGGTGTTGCAAGGGCAAATGGGTCATTACTTAGGTTTATGAAGGAGGAAATACCTGGTGTTACTTCTCCTATGGTTTATGTTGCTATGATGTTTAGTTGGTTTGCTTGGCATGTTGAGGATCATGATTTGCATAGTTTGAATTATTTGCATTTGGGTAATGGTAAGACTTGGTATGGTGTTCCTCGTGACGCGGCGTTGGCTTTTGAAGAGGTTATTAGGTTTCATGGATTTGGTGAAGAGATTAATCCtcttg TTACTTTTGCTACGCTTGGTGAAAAGACTACAGTAATGTCTCCTGAAGTACTCATGAATGCAGGAGTGCCTTGTTGCAG GTTGGTGCAAAATGCAGGGGAGTTTGTTGTCACATTTCCTCGGGCTTATCATTCTGGCTTCAGTCATG GGTTTAACTGTGGAGAAGCATCTAATATTGCCACCCCGGAATGGTTGAGATTTGCAAAAGAAGCTGCAATTCGTAGAGCCGCCATAAATTATCCACCGATGGTTTCCCATTTCCAGTTGCTTTATGATCTTGCATTAGCAATAAG GTTGCCAGCAGGTAGCAGTGCCGAGCCTCGAAGTTCTAGACTTAAAGATAAGAAAAAGGGTGAAGGGGAATTGCTGATCAAACAGATGTTTGTGCAGGATGTGATGCATAATAATGAGCTTCTGTATACTCTTGGACAAGGATCTGAAGTTGTACTTCTCCCTCATAACTCTTCGGAAAAATTTGTCTGGTCCAATTTGCGTTTTGGATTAAAGTATAAGGTGAAACCTGGGTTGCCTATTAGCTTACATAGTTCAGAAGAGTCTACCAAAGCTTATGATGATATCATGTTAGCTAGAGATATCAAACAACATAAAGCCTTTTATCCTGTCAAAGCAAAGCTCAATTCCACGAGCTGTGAGACACAGCACTCGGAAACCGAAACAAGAGAAGCGGCTACTGCAGATGGCTTATCAGATCGTGGACTATTCTCGTGTGTCAAATGTGGGATTTGGACATTTGCTTGTGTCGCAATAGTCCAACCTAAAGAAACAGCGGCACAATACCTGATGTCGGCAGATGCTAGCTTCTTTAAGGACTGGGTAGCTGGCTCTGAATCTCTTAATCATGACATAGATGTTATTAATGGTGATGCAAATCGATCAGAGCCAGAATCACTTTCAG GGTTCATGAAAAAGAATGCCCCTGGTGGGTTGTATGATGTTCGTTCCAAGTCGGCTGAATATCACGTTCAAAGCATGGAGTTCAGCCCTACAATCAAGTCAGATACTGCTAAAACTCCCGAGGAGGGTATTCATATTGAGTCCAAAGAGGTCTCATCTGCTCTCGGGTTGTTAGCTATGACATATGGAAATTCCTCCGATTCCGAGGAAGATGATGTTCTACCCTCTCGTCCTGTTATTTCCGAGGATAATTTATCAGGAGATGATTCATGGGACACTAAACTGCACCCAGACAAGGCAAAATCACCAAATTCTGAGCAAGAATATTGTAGTGGCATGGAAAGGAGTCCGACCCTTATTTCTCCACGAGCGGAGTTTGACGATGAAGGTTCTCCCCGCAGATCTGATTTGTATGAGCAGTGCGAGGATAGAAGAACTAATAGTGGCGATAGCAAATATGAAGCTCACAACCGCTCTGCTAAATTCACAGAAGAAGATAGCTTGACCTCAGAACAAAATTACCCCTCTATTGCTGGAGGAGAAGATTCTGCAAATTTTTGCAGAGGTCTGGACCTAATGGCCAAGACAAGTCTTTCCTTCACTCACGGATGCGATGAAGATTCATCTAGAATGCATGTTTTTTGTCTTGAGCATGCTGCGGAGGTTGAAAAACAACTCCAGCCTATCGGTGGGGTCCATGTCGTACTTCTTTGTCATCCAG ATTATCCAAATGTCCAGTTCGAAGCAATGAAGGTGGCTGAAGAGATGGAAATTGATTATGACTGGAAAGACGTTACATTTTCTGAAGCAACCAAAGTTGACGAAGAGCGGATTCAGTTGGCTTTGCAAAGTGAAGAAGCGACTCCAAAGAACGGAGATTGGGCTGTAAAACTTGGCATTAATCTTTTTTATAGTGCCATCCTTAGCCGCTCCCCTCTTTACAGTAAGCAAATGCCCTACAACTCTGTCATATATGGTGCTTTTGGCTGCACGCCTCCTTCCAAGTCCTCTCCAAAAGCTAAGTCTCATCTCAAAGGATGTGCCAGGCAGCGAAAAGTTGTTGTGGCTGGTAAATGGTGTGGAAAAGTTTGGATGTCGAATCAG GTTCATCCTTTATTATTGCAAAGAGATCTATATGAAGAAGAAAAAGCTGCCAGTTTTTGTTTGGCATCAGATGAGAAATTGGGGAGAAAACCTGATACTATCAATAAAGTACAGACTACCTCCTCCAATAGAAAGCTTGGAAAGAAGAGAAAGTTGACCGTCACGAGTAGGACAGCTAAGAAGATGAAATTTGCAGGCAGTGATCCCGAAGATTCACTTGATGAGAGAATAACTGAGTTTTTGCCTAGAAGTATTCGGAAACCAAAAATACATCATAGATTAATCCAGATAGAAAAACATCATGAAGAAGAATCTCTAGATGGCCTATCTGATGAGAAATCTGAGTCCTTATCTAGGAGAAGTGCAAGAAAACCCAAAAAAACACCGAGTAGATCAAGCCAGAGAGTTAGGCATCATGAAGTCGAAGAATCTCAGGATAGCCTATCGGAAGATTCCCCTGATGATGAACCTTTACCTCATCAGGGACCTTTGAGAAGAGGAGGAAGTAAACCCGCCTCGAAAATTAAAGGTCGACGGAAGGTATCTCGGGATGTGTTTTCTGATGATTCCTTGGATGCTATGAACGGTGGAAGTAAACCTGCCGCGAAAACAAAAGGTCGACAGAGAGTATCTCGGGATGTGTTTTCTGATGATTCCGTGGATGCTATATCTCATCACCGTGGGCTGAGGAACTACGGTAGTAGAGTAAAGGTAGTAGGCAAAGCAATCAGACAGGCGGAAGCCCAAGCGAAAGATACCGAGGATAGTGATTCTGAAGGCCCACTTTCCGATGAATCTCTTCAAGAACATACACCTGTTAGGAGCCCAGAGTTTGAGCCCATTAGTGAAGAAAATGAGATGGAAGGCGGGCCCAGCTCTCGACTGCGAAAACGAATTTCAAAGCCTTCAGCCCGGATTCTAGAAACCAAGGCAGCACTAAAAAGCCAAGTAAAGAATCCGCGGGTAAAGAAATTCCCGGCTACAAAGAATGTGCCCGAAAGGAAGGGTCCCAAGATGAGGCTTCCAGTACAAATAAATAGTCCCACTGTCACCAGTGATGAAGATTCagataatgacgacgaagctgaATTTCGGTGCGACATCGAGGGGTGTACCATGAGTTTCGAGTCAAATCAAGAGCTTTTATTGCATAAAAGAAACGTTTGCCCGGTCAAGGAATGTGGTAAGAAGTTTTTCTCGCACAAGTACTTGGTTCAGCATCGACGTGTTCATATGGATGACAGGCCACTCAAGTGTCCCTGGAAGGGGTGTAAGATGACTTTCAAATGGGCCTGGGCTCGAACTGAGCACATCAGGGTCCACACAGGTGCTCGTCCATACGTCTGCAATGAGCCCGATTGTGGTCAGACATTCAGATTTGTGTCAGATTTCAGTCGTCACAAGCGTAAGACAGGTCACTCGGTGAAGAAAGCTAAGAAATGA
- the LOC141630264 gene encoding uncharacterized protein LOC141630264, protein MKCVSSSSYSFSLNGKSFGFFKGKRGLRQGDPLSPLLFTLCMDYLLRILAVVGHQDNFRFHPLCGHRKLNHLLFADGLLMFSKDNAVLIMWMLRAFVTFSSASGLCLNKDQTEIYFNGVRNDTVNEVLQISGFKKGELFFKYLGVPISSKKLSKNNGRKLTDKITAKIRAWVANHLSYAGRLTLVTSVLHTRHSYWGSIFLIPSGWDHCCNPKAEGGFGIKNAKNWNKALLEKYVWWVAAKKNHLWVRWINHVYLRGGHWTNYSPHSDCSWSWKKISHIMLFFRPAYTDDQWLGKRDAYTIKAGYDWIRTPMASVNWWKICWNTINMKPMNTYFLAVNIVGDALRLCSRNFILVQDHAALSHCQQPHGSPQQQQPPGKNQLPQQ, encoded by the exons ATGAAATGTGTCTCATCCTCATCTTACTCCTTCTCCTTGAATGGTAAGTCCTTTGGCTTTTTTAAAGGCAAGAGAGGTCTTAGACAAGGTGATCCTTTGTCTCCTCTCTTGTTTACCCTTTGTATGGACTATTTGTTAAGGATACTGGCAGTAGTTGGTCATCAAGACAATTTTAGGTTCCACCCACTTTGTGGGCACCGGAAATTAAATCACCTTCTATTTGCAGATGGCTTGCTTATGTTCTCTAAAGATAATGCAGTGTTAATCATGTGGATGCTTAGGGCGTTTGTCACTTTTTCTTCTGCTTCTGGCCTCTGCCTCAATAAAGATCAAACTGAGATTTACTTTAATGGAGTAAGAAATGACACTGTGAATGAGGTGCTTCAAATCTCTGGATTTAAGAAAGGGGAACTGTTTTTTAAGTACCTTGGGGTTCCAATCTCCTCTAAGAAGCTCTCTAAGAATAATGGGAGGAAATTGACTGACAAAATTACTGCAAAAATTCGAGCTTGGGTGGCCAACCACTTGTCTTATGCTGGCAGATTAACCTTGGTCACCTCTGTCTTGCATACCCGGCATTCGTATTGGGGATCCATCTTCCTCATTCCTTCTG GATGGGATCACTGTTGTAATCCAAAAGCTGAAGGTGGTTTTGGCATTAAAAATGCTAAGAATTGGAATAAAGCATTATTGGAAAAGTATGTCTGGTGGGTGGCTGCTAAGAAGAATCATCTCTGGGTCCGCTGGATCAATCATGTGTATCTTAGAGGTGGACATTGGACCAACTACTCTCCTCATTCTGACTGTAGTTGGTCTTGGAAAAAAATATCCCATATCATGCTCTTTTTTAGGCCTGCGTATACTGATGACCAGTGGCTGGGGAAACGTGATGCTTATACTATCAAAGCTGGTTATGACTGGATTAGAACTCCCATGGCCTCTGTTAACTGGTGGAAAATCTGTTGGAACACTATAAAT ATGAAACCCATGAACACCTATTTTTTGGCTGTGAATATAGTAGGAGATGCTCTGAGATTATGCAGCAGAAACTTCATACTT GTACAGGACCACGCTGCACTTTCTCATTGCCAGCAGCCTCATGGATCTCCACAACAACAGCAGCCTCCTGGAAAGAACCAGCTTCCTCAGCAGTAG
- the LOC141630265 gene encoding uncharacterized protein LOC141630265, with translation MHHPGGRVWIIWVPQLFSVQLIANSDQHITVEVSDLNSGDIFLYTVVYGSNSDSDRLSLWEHLNQLKDQCLKPWCICGDFNSVLDYNERLGREVVWSEIRGFRQCVEYCEMTDIPAHGSFFTWNNKQDPTTRSLDPNYKEVVATEWNKSISGVKMYQVVTKLRNLKKPLRDLNKNSFSDIEKSAKVARALLDRFQTTMHLNPQDQQLLAAEQQAAEKYRSLNKARTSYLQQKAKVDWLMNGYEYTNFYHSRIKARQIHNKVSQITDTNRVNHQDPMAIENAFLSYYTELLGSSKPTTKVHNPTVRTGSLITDQRVQILLRPVTDNEIMQSIFSISADKSPGPDGYTSQFYRDSWAIVGQDVCAAVKDSSTLVIF, from the exons ATGCATCATCCAGGTGGTAGAGTGTGGATTATTTGGGTACCTCAATTGTTTAGTGTTCAACTCATTGCTAACAGTGACCAGCATATAACTGTGGAAGTCTCTGATCTTAATTCAGGGGATATTTTTTTGTATACTGTTGTTTATGGGTCCAATTCTGATAGTGACAGACTTAGCCTATGGGAGCATCTAAATCAGCTTAAAGATCAATGCCTTAAACCTTGGTGTATTTGTGGGGATTTCAACTCAGTGTTGGATTATAATGAAAGACTGGGCAGAGAAGTGGTTTGGAGTGAAATTAGGGGTTTCAGGCAGTGTGTTGAATATTGTGAGATGACTGATATTCCAGCCCATGGCTCCTTTTTTACATGGAATAACAAGCAAGATCCTACCACTCGA AGCTTGGACCCTAATTATAAAGAGGTTGTTGCCACTGAATGGAATAAGAGCATTTCAGGGGTCAAAATGTATCAAGTTGTCACTAAGCTTAGGAATTTGAAGAAGCCTTTGAGGGATTTAAACAAGAACAGTTTCTCTGACATTGAGAAGAGTGCTAAAGTTGCTAGAGCTCTGTTGGATAGATTTCAAACTACAATGCATCTTAATCCTCAGGATCAACAACTATTAGCTGCTGAACAGCAAGCTGCAGAGAAATATAGATCTTTAAACAAGGCAAGAACTAGTTATTTACAACAGAAAGCAAAGGTGGACTGGTTAATGAATGGATATGAGTACACCAACTTTTATCATAGTAGGATCAAAGCCAGGCAAATCCATAATAAGGTGTCCCAAATCACTGATACTAATAGAGTCAATCACCAGGATCCTATGGCAATTGAGAATGCATTCTTATCCTATTACACTGAGCTGCTGGGATCAAGTAAACCAACTACTAAGGTTCACAACCCTACTGTGAGGACAGGCAGTCTTATTACTGATCAACGTGTGCAAATTTTGCTTAGACCAGTAACTGATAATGAAATTATGCAGAGTATTTTCTCAATTTCTGCTGATAAAAGCCCTGGCCCTGATGGGTATACAAGCCAATTCTACAGAGATTCTTGGGCTATAGTGGGACAGGATGTGTGTGCTGCTGTGAAAGATTCTTCCACACTGGTCATCTTTTGA